In Erigeron canadensis isolate Cc75 chromosome 6, C_canadensis_v1, whole genome shotgun sequence, the following are encoded in one genomic region:
- the LOC122604838 gene encoding cationic amino acid transporter 6, chloroplastic-like, with product MAMDNRRRSSFSSFKSYINALRTTPSRLARRAGSVFTTFEETSHVVVQGGGNMRKTLRWYDLICFGVGGMVGAGVFVTTGTASHEKAGPSVILSYAIAGFCALLSAFCYTEFAVHMPVAGGAFSYIRVTFGEFMAFLTGANLIMDYVFSNAAVARSLTIYLKTAIGISAETKWRITISSLPKGFNQIDFIAVFVIIILTIIICYSTRESSVVNMVLTTLHILFILFVVIMGFWKGDVKNFHEPSDPNRAGGFFPFGAPGVFNGATLVYLSYIGYDAVSTLAEEVKNPVKDIPVGVTGSVLLVTILYCLMATSMSMLLPYDLINPEAPFSGAFTNNGSWNWVSNVIGVGASFGILTSLLVAMLGQARYLCVIGRSSIVPLWFAKVHPKTSTPVNASVFLGIFTATIALFIELDVLLNLVSIGTLFVFYMVANAVIYRRYVSVETKSPWPTLSFLLSFSCTCVIFTLLWWLVPSGKPKAYALGACSMVAIGLATLFNYVVPQGRKPDLWGVPLMPWIPCVSIFLNIFLLGNLDGPSYARFGFFSALAILVYVVYSVHASFDAEEEGLLSQKNDENMVEYVDLEGRTPK from the exons ATGGCAATGGATAACCGTCGTCGCTCTTCTTTCTCAAGCTTCAAATCATACATCAATGCGCTCCGCACTACACCAAGCCGGCTCGCCCGTCGAGCCGGCTCGGTGTTCACCACCTTTGAAGAAACAAGCCATGTAGTAGTGCAGGGTGGTGGTAACATGAGAAAAACTCTCCGATGGTATGATCTAATCTGCTTTGGCGTCGGAGGAATGGTCGGGGCCGGCGTATTTGTCACCACTGGCACCGCTAGTCATGAAAAAGCTGGCCCTTCCGTCATTCTTTCTTACGCCATTGCCGGATTTTGCGCCTTGCTTTCTGCTTTCTGTTATACCGAGTTTGCTGTTCACATGCCTGTTGCTGGCGGTGCCTTTAGTTATATCCGCGTTACTTTCG GGGAGTTTATGGCATTTTTAACCGGAGCGAATTTAATCATGGATTATGTATTTTCAAATGCGGCCGTGGCAAGAAGCTTGACTATTTATCTAAAAACAGCCATTGGTATTTCTGCGGAAACCAAATGGAGAATAACGATATCCTCATTGCCTAAAGGATTCAATCAAATCGATTTCATTGCGGTTTTCGTGATAATAATCCTAACCATCATCATATGTTACag CACGCGAGAAAGCTCGGTAGTGAATATGGTATTAACAACACTTCACATTCTATTCATATTGTTTGTGGTCATAATGGGATTTTGGAAAGGTGATGTGAAGAATTTTCATGAACCATCTGACCCGAATCGGGCGGGCGGGTTCTTTCCATTTGGTGCACCGGGGGTGTTTAATGGTGCTACATTGGTTTATTTAAGTTACATTGGATATGACGCCGTTTCGACTTTGGCTGAAGAGGTTAAAAACCCGGTTAAGGATATCCCTGTTGGAGTTACCGGATCGGTTTTATTGGTTACTATTCTTTACTGTTTGATGGCTACTTCAATGTCCATGCTACTTCCTTATGATCTg ATAAACCCGGAAGCCCCATTTTCAGGGGCGTTTACAAATAATGGATCATGGAATTGGGTGTCTAATGTGATAGGTGTTGGGGCCAGTTTCGGGATCCTAACATCGTTATTAGTAGCAATGTTGGGACAGGCCCGTTACCTATGTGTCATTGGGCGGTCCAGTATCGTCCCTCTCTGGTTTGCCAAGGTCCATCCAAAAACATCAACCCCTGTCAATGCTTCTGTTTTTCTTG ggattTTTACAGCAACGATTGCCCTTTTCATCGAGCTAGATGTGCTTCTCAACCTTGTCTCCATTGGCACACTATTCGTCTTCTATATGGTTGCGAATGCGGTCATCTACAGGCGTTACGTCTCAGTAGAGACCAAGAGCCCATGGCCCACATTATCCTTCCTGTTGTCGTTTTCGTGCACTTGTGTCATTTTCACCTTACTATGGTGGTTGGTGCCATCTGGCAAGCCTAAGGCCTATGCGCTTGGTGCTTGCTCCATGGTCGCCATTGGATTAGCGACTTTGTTTAATTATGTGGTTCCTCAAGGAAGAAAACCCGACCTTTGGGGGGTCCCATTGATGCCATGGATACCATGTGTCTCAATCTTCTTGAATATATTCTTGTTAGGTAATCTTGATGGACCTTCTTATGCACGGTTTGGCTTCTTTTCGGCTCTTGCAATTCTTGTATATGTTGTTTATAGTGTTCATGCTAGCTTTGATGCCGAGGAAGAAGGGCTTCTAAGCCAAAagaacgatgaaaacatggtcGAATATGTTGATCTTGAAGGCCGCACCCCCAAGTAG
- the LOC122606281 gene encoding transcription factor SRM1-like, with protein MEIQSSMQQSTINPMAMKSTTWSFEEDKVFESALLSFADGMAQGWHKIAEVLPGKTAAEVRAHYEVLLHDVNAIESGRVSFSYSDDDDNKSVSSLDSDLKTNKTGKTGKGSKRGDKERKKGTPWTKDEHRNFLEGLRKYGRGDWRSIARNCVITRTSTQVASHAQKYFIRQAAERKERKRASIHDITTTDTTTMPVQPPPMPPQPAHPNIYGGQGGGIMVGPQMGGFGYQQNFGYLI; from the exons ATGGAAATTCAGTCAAGTATGCAACAATCAACAATCAACCCAATGGCGATGAAGTCAACAACATGGTCTTTTGAAGAAGACAAGGTGTTTGAATCAGCATTGTTGAGTTTTGCCGATGGCATGGCTCAAGGGTGGCACAAGATAGCCGAGGTTCTTCCTGGAAAGACGGCCGCGGAGGTGAGGGCTCATTACGAGGTCTTGTTGCATGATGTGAATGCAATTGAGTCGGGCCGTGTGTCATTCAGTTATTCGGATGATGATGATAACAAGTCTGTTTCGAGTTTGGATTCTGACTTGAAAACGAATAAGACTGGGAAAACGGGGAAAGGGTCTAAACGTGGAGATAAGGAGAGGAAGAAAGGGACTCCATGGACTAAAGACGAACACAG GAATTTCCTGGAGGGACTGAGGAAATATGGAAGAGGCGATTGGCGTAGCATTGCAAGAAACTGTGTGATCACAAGGACATCAACACAAGTGGCTAGTCATGCTCAGAAGTATTTCATCCGACAGGCTGCcgagagaaaagaaaggaagagaGCAAGCATTCATGACATCACCACCACCGATACCACCACCATGCCGGTGCAGCCACCACCAATGCCACCACAACCAGCGCACCCTAATATCTATGGTGGCCAAGGAGGAGGAATAATGGTAGGGCCACAAATGGGTGGGTTTGGATATCAACAGAACTTTGGATACCTTATCTAA